The DNA segment TGAAGTTTGCATTAAgattgaaaatttgaaacttGAAAAATGTAATGACTAAAAATGGTTGTGTCGGATAACATGGACTAAATTTACAACTTTTAAGCATAATTCAGggctaatagtagaatttaaccaaacagaTTTAACTGCTGTTAAGACtacaatttcaaaattcgaaaaagtaCCAAGTACTAAATCCAAAACTTAAGCAAAGTACAAAGTCTAATAGCTGAATTTGACCAAACAACACAAATACTAGTAGATCAAAATGAACTGAAAGTTTAAAGGAATGAGAGATGAAGCAAACATCCTATGTCTTGCATACAACATAAATTTTTCCAAAGcatttttcaaaagtacttctcaaaaaGCACTTCTCCACGTAACTTTTCAAAAGCAAGCAATAAAGAACTGGCCCTTAGCCACTGCTCAAACATATATTGAAAATGCGCAGCCTAACTCACTCTCTTATTTATCTATAAGAAGATGGAAGATGATTATGTTGCTACAACACGACTACTCAATGCATATCTGGATTCGGGGAATATAGCTTTTCAAGGACTTGGAAAAGCAAATCTACACATTCACTCCCAAGCCAAGTCTACATAAAAAAGAATGTAAAAAGGATGGGGGAAAGGTACCAGCAGCCTCCAGTTGTTTCTGAAGTTCTTGGCCTACAGCATCATTTTCAGCCTAGACAACAGgggtaaaatgaaaatgaaaacagaAAATTCCAACAACTAATTTAAAACGAACAACATTATTGAACAAACTATATTACTTGGAGTTCAGCAATCCTTCTAAGTTGAGCTTCTTCACCGCCTTCTGAAGGTGGAAGTGCAGCAACCAATGCATCGAACTGTGGAAATACCGGGAGCAATAATCACTAATATCATCCCCACATGGGATCTAACTGTAATTAGAGTACTGATTGATTCCCAGAAATTCTGACCTGTTTAGCAGCCTTAACAAGAGCAGCACTCATGAGCTTAGGTTGATCGGCGAAATTGGCAGAGTCCTCGGTGGGATTGGAAGGGGGTTCTGGGTAATTAGGGGAGAGCCTAACGGGTGGAGCATCTCGTTGCAGTGTCCCAAATGTGTTGAAAGTTAGGGCTGCTATAGAATTTACTTGTTCTTGTAATTGGGAAATGATATCCATCTTAAAACCGCGAGAAAAAACTCAAATCTTACGAATCTTAACTTTCAGAAAATTCGATCTTGGAGCTTCGTAAACTGCTTAAATCTGAGAACCCAAAGACGGGATGCAGGTAAAGTATCAACTTTGAAGGGGAGCTCAACTTTGAGTAGGGAGCCAGCCTCGAAGGGGAAAAATCACATGGGCTTAAGTAGGTTAAAAATAGGGAGTCATTTGGCCCACGAAATTATGTATAGTTTCAAACCCTAAACCCCATGGATTTGGAATTGTTTGATCAAAAGAAAAAGGCCTCACTAGACCCATTTGTTTATTCGTTGCACCATGTTGAATCAATTATCCTGTTTTGGGAGATTTTCCTTCTAATAACTGGGTTTTGATTGCTGATTTTTTTGCCATATAATAGAAGCATATGGGAATGGAACTAGAAACCAAGTCATAAGACTGCAAAGAGTTTCCGTCACAATCATAAATAATCCAAATTAGAGACAAATAGTACCTAAATTAAGCATTTGCCTTAAAAACTCTCTCAACTATTCTCGGTCACGACATTCACTGCCCATCTTTCAAGCCTTGCCTTGCAAGCCTCATTCTATTTTTGTAACTCGAAAAACCTAAGAATGTGGTGGTGGAGTGGCATCTTTGGCATTGGATTCCACACTGTAAGTGTTGGCAGTGGTAACTAGGGAACTGTTAACTTCAGGGACAACCATTGTTGGAAGAACAGATTCTTCGGCACCAGACTTGGGTTCAAATGGAATAGTATCTGCCCCACATATCATTACTGGTAGGCCAGTCATGGATGCAGAGCATGGAGCTGTTGCACTAGTCGTAACATCATCACTAGCAAATAATCCGTCCATGTACTTCTGACCAAGCTCTGACTGGGTGTCTTGCCTTGATGAAGCCTGTTTACCAAACATGTTGATTCCAGCGTCACAAGCCATGGCCTGAGTTTCAGATTCAGAAATTTGGGGAGTTTGGTTGT comes from the Gossypium hirsutum isolate 1008001.06 chromosome A06, Gossypium_hirsutum_v2.1, whole genome shotgun sequence genome and includes:
- the LOC107961989 gene encoding mediator of RNA polymerase II transcription subunit 21; this translates as MDIISQLQEQVNSIAALTFNTFGTLQRDAPPVRLSPNYPEPPSNPTEDSANFADQPKLMSAALVKAAKQFDALVAALPPSEGGEEAQLRRIAELQAENDAVGQELQKQLEAAEKELKQVQELFSQAADNCLNLKKPD